The Candidatus Hydrogenedentota bacterium genome has a segment encoding these proteins:
- a CDS encoding CARDB domain-containing protein yields the protein MREVLVAAISMCCLCTAAYAANVNLSAEPYLEGGLFTNPVLPTEGDAASITLRAQCDGKTPSRIPARITITDMAGKAVFSESLDLARKDTIAEATLSWTSASNGLFTVRAEVDPANRISESNETDNAAEIILPFIVRGRNFKLHFPWYREVPFARWTTVVTSIGEGSLVRLEERGVIPLNWEYGGMSWTYYDKEKAQTDPDAVLKEIEQTFYDKFTRSGNEIRGFGIDEVGGYPDSFKLKASIASMQALARAKRENPRRFFAVWNGGGPRPELASVVRQGADLFLLETYLWRALPDELGTEDIYAAIEARLSPYIRNTDMFQPAYGNDCYTLLALDTSERPDRTTLGEQEEVIRYIRQRFPEMRGIAWYNGGYGSKDYGLERAKEMDRHHEAVQRNADRLCFEYWVKPCLTFLPRSIWLEREESGDFSLTAALSNIGAVDSGPVEVELLSDGQVIATKSAGSVPAGANRNEDRALFVERVDVGRGPHMVSARVISAPGSTVLEGSVSLERFIQE from the coding sequence ATGAGAGAGGTATTGGTAGCGGCGATCTCTATGTGCTGCCTGTGCACGGCTGCATACGCAGCGAACGTGAACCTGTCGGCAGAACCCTATCTTGAAGGCGGGCTTTTCACTAACCCCGTTCTGCCCACCGAGGGCGACGCGGCGTCGATAACCTTGCGGGCACAATGCGACGGCAAAACGCCCTCAAGAATCCCAGCCCGCATAACAATAACGGATATGGCAGGAAAGGCCGTCTTCTCGGAATCTCTCGACCTTGCCCGCAAGGATACGATCGCCGAAGCCACCTTGTCATGGACCTCTGCCAGCAACGGTTTATTTACTGTACGCGCCGAAGTCGACCCCGCCAACCGCATATCCGAGTCGAACGAGACAGACAACGCCGCCGAGATAATTCTGCCGTTCATCGTTAGGGGCCGGAACTTCAAACTTCATTTCCCCTGGTACCGGGAAGTGCCGTTCGCGCGCTGGACGACCGTCGTCACCTCGATTGGCGAGGGAAGTCTCGTGCGATTGGAGGAGCGTGGCGTAATCCCCTTGAATTGGGAATACGGCGGAATGAGTTGGACTTATTACGACAAGGAAAAGGCCCAGACCGACCCCGATGCCGTCCTCAAAGAGATCGAGCAAACGTTCTACGATAAGTTCACTCGGAGCGGGAACGAGATCCGCGGATTCGGGATAGACGAGGTCGGAGGATATCCCGATTCGTTCAAGCTGAAAGCCTCGATCGCTTCCATGCAGGCCCTTGCGCGCGCAAAACGTGAGAATCCGCGCAGGTTCTTCGCCGTGTGGAATGGGGGAGGGCCGCGGCCCGAACTTGCGAGCGTCGTACGCCAGGGCGCGGACCTGTTCCTGCTGGAGACCTACCTGTGGAGGGCGCTGCCCGACGAACTGGGCACGGAAGACATCTATGCGGCAATCGAGGCGCGCTTGTCCCCCTACATCCGCAACACCGACATGTTTCAGCCTGCCTACGGCAACGACTGCTACACTCTGCTGGCCTTGGACACTTCCGAGCGGCCCGACCGGACCACTCTTGGCGAGCAAGAAGAGGTCATCCGGTACATTCGCCAGCGGTTTCCGGAAATGCGCGGCATCGCGTGGTACAACGGCGGGTACGGCAGCAAGGACTACGGCTTGGAACGCGCCAAGGAGATGGATCGGCACCACGAGGCAGTCCAAAGGAACGCCGACCGCCTTTGCTTCGAGTATTGGGTCAAGCCCTGCCTGACATTTCTGCCGCGCAGCATCTGGCTCGAACGCGAAGAATCGGGGGACTTCTCCCTGACCGCCGCGTTGAGCAACATTGGCGCGGTCGACTCGGGGCCGGTCGAAGTGGAGCTTCTATCCGACGGCCAGGTCATTGCCACGAAATCCGCCGGCTCCGTCCCGGCCGGCGCGAATCGCAACGAGGACAGGGCGTTGTTTGTCGAACGGGTCGATGTGGGCAGAGGACCGCACATGGTCTCGGCGCGGGTCATTTCCGCGCCCGGTTCGACGGTACTGGAAGGCAGCGTGTCTCTGGAACGCTTTATTCAGGAATAG